AGAGCCTTGCTCATTATGACTAAGAGCAGACAGACTgccataaacaaacaaactatcAACATTAATACATCCAAGCTGTGGTATGAATACCAAGGAAGCTTGTAGGACTCTGTGCGCAAGTGTGCTGCACCCTTATGCCTCATGACAAACTCGAGCCAGAAGATGGCGCTGTCCATTGGTTTGATGGGTGTATCATGATGAAGACGTGACATTCTGCGCATGTTCTTCTGGTATTGTTGATTTTCATCCAAGATGTCCCTCAAGGCTTTTGTTAGTGTATCTGCATCCAGGGCTGTGACGTCAAGCACTTGAGCTACTCCTCTGGCTTGTAGACGCACCATGTTGTCAAACTGGTCGAAGATGAGTGGGAGTCCAAGCATTGGCACACCATGATAAATAGCCTCATAGATCCCATTGGTTCCTCCATGTGTCACAAAAGCTTTTGTTTTAGGATGGCCTAGAAGGTCATTCTGAGGCAACCAGTCCACCATGAGTGTATTGTTCCCCAAAGTAGATGGTTTTTCCCCTACGTGCCTCCAAATCACCTTTTGTGGCAATCGAGCGAACGCGGAAGCGACAGTCTCAGATATGTCAGGAACCAGACTTCCAAGCAGAGTACCCAGAGACATGATTACCACCCCATACTCTCCAGCACTCTCTACAAATTTTGCCAGTTCAGCTGGAAGAGGCTTGGAGGGTTTACACTGGAAGCCTCCAATGTAGACCACGTTGGGCATCGTAGGACGAGGGAACTCAAAAACAAAGTCGACTCGCATGAGCCACAGATCAGCTCCTTGGATTAGGGAGTAGATATTGGAGTTTGGGTCTATGTATTCATTGACGACTCCTTGATAGAGGGGCCTTGTAATCATGTGGTCTATATATTGGCCAAT
This sequence is a window from Myxocyprinus asiaticus isolate MX2 ecotype Aquarium Trade chromosome 33, UBuf_Myxa_2, whole genome shotgun sequence. Protein-coding genes within it:
- the LOC127424175 gene encoding UDP-glucuronosyltransferase 2A1-like, which gives rise to MLLLLLCSRLHLQIYVLFAFLWSLPSLSLAGKILVYPVDGSHWLNMDILLQELHQRGHQLTVFRSANSWYIPENTTHYTSITVSVSHISSLEDPEYMASFLKRNIDIQRGEGSILSFIALQKEILTLLEESHKSSAEMVRTILEDKKLIKKLKNSKYDLMLTDPGFAGGVVMGAYLGLPMVFNVRWITNGEGHFAIAPSPLSYIPTIGSKITDKMTFVNKLKNFLHFGIGQYIDHMITRPLYQGVVNEYIDPNSNIYSLIQGADLWLMRVDFVFEFPRPTMPNVVYIGGFQCKPSKPLPAELAKFVESAGEYGVVIMSLGTLLGSLVPDISETVASAFARLPQKVIWRHVGEKPSTLGNNTLMVDWLPQNDLLGHPKTKAFVTHGGTNGIYEAIYHGVPMLGLPLIFDQFDNMVRLQARGVAQVLDVTALDADTLTKALRDILDENQQYQKNMRRMSRLHHDTPIKPMDSAIFWLEFVMRHKGAAHLRTESYKLPWYSYHSLDVLMLIVCLFMAVCLLLVIMSKALLKVLFRKRKAKKE